In Limisalsivibrio acetivorans, one genomic interval encodes:
- the alaS gene encoding alanine--tRNA ligase, with product MTGSDIRQKFLEYFQSKGHEIVPSSPLVPKNDPTLLFANAGMNQFKDTFLGSEKREYSRATTCQKVVRAGGKHNDLENVGRTSRHHTFFEMLGNFSFGDYFKEDAIKFGWDFLVNVVGLPADKMFVSIYKDDEEAFEIWRDVIGVAEENIERRGEKDNFWSMGDTGPCGPCSEIHIDQGEHTGCRRPECDRDCECDRHLELWNLVFMQFNRDESGEMTPLPKPSIDTGMGLERIASVVQGVTSNYDTDLIKPIIEFTAELAGIKYGADTDNDVSLRVIADHSRAATFLIADGVMPSNEGRGYVLRRIMRRAMRHGKMLGFEGTFFHKVCSFVIDFMKGHYIELADKRSYIEKVVTSEEEQFGKTLSIGMKLIAELFEKYGEKKEIPGNEIFRLYDTYGFPVDLLEDMAEDSGFALDMTGFNKEMAEQQERAKKSWSSAAYESVSGVYSDIASELKQTPFIGYSDLERQTVVKSIIVNGERSERADGEAELVLESTPFYAEGGGQAGDIGTIKTENALFRVKDTKRYGDGLIVHTGKIELGSIAVGEEVTASVDEEARAATERNHTATHLLHKALQTVLGDHVRQAGSLVSPDRLRFDFTHFAQVTPEEIERIEALVNERVMVNSGVAATEESIESAMEKGAMALFGEKYGDTVRVVEVPGFSLELCGGCHVDRTGDIGLFKIISETSVASGIRRIEALTGKSAVDYVMKNDRVLKQLSLSLKSSVDSVENRVDELNETIRKQEREIRKLNDRLNSSKADDLLKNVIEVKGVKLLTARMDGADTDALRNFIDTARDKMKSGVALAASADENKVTFICGVTKDLTDKIKAGSVIKEVASIAGGGGGGRPDMAQAGGKKPEKTDEALGAAPAIVEGMLG from the coding sequence TTTAGAATATTTTCAGAGCAAGGGGCATGAGATTGTTCCCTCCTCCCCCCTTGTACCTAAAAATGACCCCACACTGCTTTTCGCAAACGCAGGGATGAACCAGTTCAAGGATACCTTTCTCGGAAGTGAGAAGAGGGAATACTCAAGGGCCACCACATGCCAGAAGGTTGTGAGAGCCGGCGGGAAGCATAACGACCTTGAGAACGTGGGCAGAACCTCCAGGCATCACACCTTCTTTGAGATGCTCGGCAACTTCTCCTTCGGCGACTACTTCAAGGAGGACGCCATTAAGTTCGGCTGGGATTTCCTTGTGAACGTTGTGGGGCTTCCTGCGGATAAGATGTTCGTTTCCATATATAAAGACGATGAAGAGGCCTTTGAGATATGGCGTGATGTTATCGGCGTGGCCGAGGAGAACATCGAAAGACGGGGGGAGAAGGACAACTTCTGGTCCATGGGTGATACAGGCCCCTGCGGCCCCTGTTCGGAGATCCATATTGACCAGGGCGAGCATACTGGATGCAGACGCCCCGAATGCGACCGTGACTGCGAATGCGATCGCCATCTCGAGCTTTGGAACCTCGTTTTCATGCAGTTCAACCGTGATGAGAGCGGTGAGATGACACCCCTGCCCAAGCCGAGTATTGATACAGGGATGGGGCTTGAGCGTATAGCCTCCGTTGTTCAGGGGGTCACAAGCAACTACGACACGGACCTCATAAAGCCTATTATCGAGTTTACGGCGGAACTCGCCGGCATAAAGTACGGCGCAGATACTGACAACGACGTCTCCCTGCGTGTTATAGCGGACCATTCAAGGGCTGCAACCTTCCTCATCGCCGACGGCGTAATGCCCTCCAACGAAGGAAGGGGCTACGTCCTCCGCCGTATTATGAGAAGGGCGATGCGCCACGGCAAGATGCTCGGTTTCGAAGGAACCTTCTTCCATAAGGTGTGCAGTTTCGTTATCGACTTCATGAAGGGTCACTACATCGAGCTTGCGGACAAGAGAAGCTACATCGAAAAGGTTGTTACCAGCGAGGAGGAGCAGTTCGGGAAGACCCTCTCCATCGGTATGAAGCTCATCGCCGAGCTTTTCGAGAAGTACGGCGAGAAGAAGGAGATCCCCGGTAATGAGATCTTCCGCCTTTATGATACCTACGGCTTCCCCGTGGACCTCCTTGAGGATATGGCGGAGGACTCAGGCTTTGCCCTTGATATGACAGGTTTCAACAAGGAGATGGCGGAACAGCAGGAGCGTGCGAAGAAGTCATGGAGCTCCGCTGCCTACGAATCTGTTTCCGGTGTGTACAGCGATATCGCCTCCGAGCTTAAGCAAACCCCGTTTATCGGGTACAGCGACCTTGAACGTCAAACGGTGGTGAAATCTATCATCGTAAACGGTGAGAGGAGCGAAAGGGCCGATGGTGAGGCTGAGCTAGTCCTGGAATCTACTCCCTTCTACGCAGAAGGTGGAGGACAGGCCGGAGATATCGGAACCATAAAGACAGAAAACGCCCTTTTTAGGGTTAAGGATACAAAGAGATACGGTGACGGGCTCATCGTTCATACGGGTAAAATAGAGCTTGGAAGCATTGCCGTGGGTGAAGAGGTAACAGCCAGTGTGGACGAGGAGGCGAGAGCCGCCACCGAGCGCAACCATACGGCGACCCACCTTCTCCATAAGGCTTTGCAGACAGTCCTCGGCGATCATGTTCGTCAGGCGGGCTCCCTTGTTTCACCGGACAGGCTCCGGTTTGATTTCACCCATTTCGCTCAGGTAACCCCCGAAGAGATCGAGCGTATTGAGGCACTTGTGAATGAGCGTGTTATGGTAAACAGCGGCGTTGCTGCCACGGAGGAGAGCATCGAATCCGCCATGGAGAAGGGTGCTATGGCGCTCTTCGGTGAGAAGTACGGCGATACTGTGCGTGTGGTGGAGGTTCCCGGTTTCAGCCTTGAGCTCTGCGGAGGATGCCACGTCGACAGAACGGGTGACATCGGTCTTTTCAAGATAATCTCCGAAACCTCCGTTGCCTCTGGTATCAGGCGTATAGAAGCACTCACAGGCAAATCGGCTGTGGATTATGTCATGAAGAACGACCGTGTCCTTAAGCAGCTCTCCCTATCACTCAAAAGCTCTGTGGACAGCGTTGAGAACAGGGTGGACGAGCTTAACGAAACCATCAGGAAACAGGAGCGTGAGATAAGGAAGCTTAACGACAGGCTCAACTCCTCCAAGGCGGATGACCTGCTCAAGAATGTTATTGAGGTTAAGGGTGTTAAGCTCCTGACTGCGAGGATGGACGGAGCGGACACCGATGCGCTTCGCAACTTCATAGATACGGCGAGGGATAAGATGAAGTCCGGCGTTGCTCTGGCGGCATCCGCCGATGAGAATAAGGTTACCTTTATCTGCGGAGTTACAAAGGATCTGACCGATAAGATAAAAGCTGGTTCCGTTATCAAAGAGGTTGCCTCCATTGCCGGCGGCGGCGGTGGCGGACGCCCCGATATGGCCCAGGCGGGTGGTAAGAAGCCCGAAAAAACCGATGAGGCTCTTGGGGCGGCACCTGCAATAGTGGAAGGTATGCTTGGATAG